The genomic region CATCTGGTTCAGGAATCTTATGGCAATCATCTTCATCAGATCCATCAACACAGTCAACATTGCCATCACAGACCCATTCCTTAGGCAGGCAATGGCCAGAACCACAACGAAATGCATCACCACAACCTTTCTGCAAGGCAAGTCACAAGCAAAAATGTTTAGACTTTTGTTATTGTAGCCTTACCTTAACAGTAACTGCAGTTGTGATTTAACAGACCAACAATGTTACTTATCTAAGATTTGATGCGAAGATTACTACAGAAATTGAGGAAGCCTTTCTGATCAAATGTCTCTTCAGAAACTATGAGAAACATTCAATTATACTGTTAACATTTTTAAATTCCGTATGCTTACTTATAGATATGATAGTGGAAAGTCCTTGATGAACTATAGATAATGGAGAGAGCTAAGGCAATTCATAGAATAGTTGAGACACTGAGTTGTTGACAGTCACTTTATAAATACAGACATTGCCATGCTTGGCAATATTGTCCCAGCTGCCATGAACTGCCTACActctttccaattttaagttacATAATATTCACAGTGTTACTCAAGAAAAAAATAACTGATCACTTGATAGTGTTGAATGCTGATAATTAATGTCAACAATAAGCTTTACACTAGAAACTGGTTGTTTTATTTTGGGTTAAATATTCAACTGTTGGGAAAGAAACATATCTGAGACCCAAATTTTAATGTGAAGTCTAGCAATAGTTATTccataaaattattaattattcaaTACTCAAGAGAGATACAATGTCAATTACCCTCAAGAGGCAGCCTTCGACTTCATCACTGCCATCTGGGCAATGGGCTACCATGTCACACAGAAGGTTCCAGTCAACACAGGAACCATCATGACAATGAAATTCATCGTCTTTGCAGTCATACAGTTCTCTAGTTTTGTTTGCACCCACTGTGCTGTTTACTTCTGGTGGTATGTGGATGTCATTTCCAGTGTTATCTTGTGTGTCCACTGGTTTCACATCTGCGGTTGAAACCTCTGTCTCTGATGATGCAGTACTTTCCTGTGAACAGAAATGAACAAGTTGTTACAAGTCTCCATAAAGTTCATCAGATGTATAGGTTCAATCCAAAGCATGACACTATCATGCCTACATCACTAACAACTTATGTAAGTGCATTGACATACACATGCTAGTGGAATATTCTAAACAATGAACCCACGACCCTGCTTCTATTGCATTGTTACCACTATTCTGATAGCTTGAAATAACTGCAAGTCTTCTTCCATTCATCACTGCTTTGTCAAGTGTTCCCTCAGGTTGCTGTAATCTGGTCCCAGATTCTCTTCTTCAATAATAAAAAGTAGTTGTTCTGGAAAGACCGTTCTCATTCCTTGTTgtgaagcaccttattctcatgatGCTGGGAGTACAAAGGATTACTTCTTGTACATGATTATCTCTTTGATAATGTCACTTTGGATTAAACCTATCCTCTCATCAAGTTCTACAAGTGGAGTGCCAAATATTTCATATACAAAGTCATATAAAGGCCAGGTAGCTGGGAATACTGCACTTTCAACCTGACAAACAGGTCACTTTATGTGAGCAGCCAACTATATCACATTCACAGAAGAAAGCATAGAAGCAATTACCTTTTTGATCTGCGATTATAATGTAATACAAATAGATTCAGAGGAAAGCATGGCCCTTCCCATATTATTTCTTACCATAGCTCATTCAGAAGAAGTCCACAAATAAAGTAATTCACTTATAATGTCTCTACTTCTTATTTTAGTGATTTAGAAGGGAAACTTAATGCGCAGACCCTATTTCTTGTCATAATGTTGCAACAAATACTACAGCTATCAAATCTTTGTAATTACCATAGCTTATGCGAGCTATACAAGGTGCATCAGAACAGTTTGAtgcatggtctcagaaaataaatacactcctggaaatggaaaaaagaacacattgacaccggtgtgtcagacccaccatacttgctccggacactgcgagagggctgtacaagcaatgatcacacgcacggcacagcagacacaccaggaaccgcggtgttggccgtcgaatggcgctagctgcgcagcattagtgcactgccgccgtcagtgtcagccagtttgccgtggcatacggagctccatcgcagtctttaacactggtagcatgccgcgacagcgtggacgtgaaccgtatgtgcagttgacggactttgagcgagggcgtatagtgggcatgcgggaggccgggtggacgtaccgccgaattgctcaacacatggggcgtgaggtctccacagtacatcgatgttgtcgccagtggttggcggaaggtgcacgtgcccgtctacctgggaccggaccgcagcgacgcacggatgcacgccaagaccgtaggatcctatgcagtgccgtaggggaccgcaccgccacttcccagcaaattagggacactgttgctcctggggtatcggcgaggaccattcgcaaccgtctccatgaagctgggctacggtcccgcacaccgttaggccgtctttcgctcacgccccaacatcgtgcagcccgcctccagtggtgtcgcgacaggcatgaatggagggacgaatggagacgtgtcgtctttagcgatgagagtcgcttctgccttggtgccaatgatggtcgtatgcgtgtttggcgccgtgcaggtgagcgccacaatcaggactgcatacgaccgaggcacacagggccaacacccggcatcatggtgtggggagcgatctcctacactggccgtacaccactggtgatcgtcgaggggacactgaatagtgcacaatacatccaaaccgtcatcgaacccatcgttctaccattcctagaccggcaagggaacttgctgttccaacaggacaatgcacgtccgcatgtatcccgtgccacccaacgtgctctagaaggtgtaagtcaactaccctggccagcaagatctccggatctgtcccccattgagcatgtttgggactggatgaagcgtcgtctcacgcggtctgcacgtccagcacgaacgctggtctaactgaggcgccaggtggaaatggcatggcaagccgttccacaggactacatccagcatctctacgatcgtctccatgggagaatagcagcctgcattgctgcgaaaggtggatatacactgtactagtgccgacattgtgcatgctctgttgcctgtgtctatgtgcctgtggttctgtcagtgtgatcatgtgatgtatctgatcccaggaatgtgtcaataaagtttccccttcctgggacaatgaattcacggtgttcttatttcaatttccaggagtgtaaaacaagAGTTACAAGCAAAATACCTTTACGGGCCTTCAAAGTAATAACAATTAGCTACAACACCCTCTTAACACTAGTTGTACAGTTATTGGAAACTGTCAGCATGGCACTGCTTGAAGCAAGGTGGTCACATGTTGTTGGATATCTGCATCATTACAGTTGAGACTTGGTGCCATCAATATTATCTGGAGACCAAGCGACAGTCAATGGTTTGGTGTTCCTCacctcataaaagaaaaaaaagaaacccgCTGACAAAATTCAAGATTAAGATGATGTTGATTGCCTTTTTTGACAGCAATTGCTTGACTCGTCACAAATTTCTACCCGAGGAAGACGATGAACAACATGTCACTGACTGTCACTTGATCTCCTGATCGGATTGGTAACACCAGGTCGCATCCCCTGTAATGACACATATGTCCAACAGTGCATGACCACGGTGCTTTGAGAGAGTTCATAAAAAGCacttgctgacagtttccaacagctttacaaccaatgtcagaagtgtgttgtagataatggtgattactttgaaggtcagtaaaggtATTCTGTTTGTTAACTCATGAACTTTTCAGATCATTTTGTACAATAGACATTAACATGTTGTTGAGTCTTTACTGCTTGTTTCAAACATTGGGTTTGCAGTTCTAGGCACATGGGCTTTGCTTACCTATTCTTTGTACATAATTAATATCATTTGCAAACAAGTAATAATGATGGTAATTTTCCAATGCTTTCATCGTGGAGTAATTTACACCCTTATGGGAAATGTTACAATTGAAAATGTGTACTGCCTTTCACATACAAAATGTTCAATGAGAGAAAAGATGGGAAATTAGTACAGCATATTCAAATTTTCTGTCAGATTTACAAAGACTAAACTGATGTGATACAGAATATTTTCAATCTATTTACTGCTATAAATCACACTCTCCCCAAAAAAGTTAGGAAACAGTATTAAAATTTTATGAGACGGCGGAACCAGTTCTAATGTATGGGTCAGAGACTTGGACTATAACCACCAATCAACTGAAGAGGACTGACGCCACAGAGGTGAAGCTCCAGCAACCTTTTGCCAGTTACAAACTCATGGACCGGAAAAAGGAATAGTGAAAATGGAAATGAACTGAAAAAGCATACTCCAGAAAATATACCTCAAGGGAAAATGTTGAGTGTCCTAAGAAGAGAGGGACAGATTAGTTGGAGCAAGTAATGATACCTAAACCAAACCTCACTattttgtggatgatgatgatgacaatgatatttattacagaaattaataaaggcgaggcttctggtccagattgtataccagtccacttcctctgagtatgctgatatagttgctccatatttagcaattatatacaactgctcaatcacagaaagatccgtacctaaagactggaaaattgctcaagtcacaccaatacccaaaaaggacgtaggagtaatctgttgaagcacagacccatatcactaatgtcggttAGCAGTCTggttttggaaaatatactgtgttcgaacattatcaagtacctcaaagaaaatgatttattgacacataatcagcatggattcagaaaatatcgttcttgcaaaacacaactagctctttatactcgtgaagtaatgggtgctatcgacagggcatgtcgaactgattccatatttttagatttccacaaggctttccaCACCATTCCTcagagtcttctaaccaaactgtgtgcctatggaatatcgcctcagttgtgcaactggattcgtgatttcctgtcagaaaggtcacagttcatagtaatagacggaaagtcatcgagcagaaaagaagtaatatccggtgttccccaaggaagtgttataggccctctattgttcttgatctatattaaaaGTATAGGAGACAGTCTTCATAGCCATCTTAgaaagtttgcagatgatgctgtcatttactgtcttgtaaaacaaactaaaacaaattgcaaaatgatttagataagatatctgtatggtgctataaGTGGCAATTGatgctgaataaagaaaagtgtgaagttattcacatgagtactaaaagaaacccactAAATTTCTATTATGTGATAAGTCataaaaatctgaaggctgtaaattcaactaaatacttaggcattacaattacaaataacctaaattggaatgatcacatagataatgttgtgggtagagcaaacgaaagactgtgattcattggcagaacacttagaaggtgcaacaggtctgctaaagagaccgcttacaccacacttgtccacactattctggagtactgctctgtggtgtgggatccgcatctggtgagactgatggatgacattgaaaaagtacaaacaagggtggctcgttttgtattattgtgaaataggggagatagtgccacagacatgatacgtgaattggagtgccaatcattaaaacaaaggtgtttttcgttgcaatgggatcttctcatgaaatatcaatcaccagttttctcctccaattgtgaaaacattctgttggcacccacctacataaggagaaatgatcatgacaataaaatatgagaaatcagggctagcacaggAAACTTTAACTGGTCATTTTTCCCGTgtgacgttcgagagtggaatggtagagagacagctttaaggtggtccactgaaccctctgccaggcactttattttaaatagcagagtaatcatgtagatgtagatgcagatgtagaattccaGTCTTTACTGAGGAATcagaaactgaatgaaatgaagAAAAGCAGAAGGACTGAGATGTAATGTGGTATTGATCATGACATCATTAAAGATAAATGTACGGTATTACTTATATTTCTCTTTTAGAATATCACTTTTACAGTTGCAGGACTACACTTTCCTGAAAGCTGGCAAACAAATAACAAAGCTTTAAAATGGAATTAGAAATAAATTTCACATTACTTAATATCAACACAAATA from Schistocerca cancellata isolate TAMUIC-IGC-003103 chromosome 7, iqSchCanc2.1, whole genome shotgun sequence harbors:
- the LOC126092239 gene encoding low-density lipoprotein receptor-like encodes the protein MGCGPPVDMNCTAEEFVCPDGTCLSRSRVCDGVVNCLGGSDEKGPCPSYDSSAESTASSETEVSTADVKPVDTQDNTGNDIHIPPEVNSTVGANKTRELYDCKDDEFHCHDGSCVDWNLLCDMVAHCPDGSDEVEGCLLRKGCGDAFRCGSGHCLPKEWVCDGNVDCVDGSDEDDCHKIPEPDETQDTLRRSRKDVGMDRLMEIQLEIAKQERFNQQHLYQLKASKINVEVIMSQ